Within the Thalassoglobus sp. JC818 genome, the region TCGGAGGCTGTCCGATCACCCCAGCTGCGACTTGAACATTCTGTTCTCGAATCGCCTGGATGATATCCCCGGCTGTCAGATCGACATGAGACATTTTCTCGATGTCGAGCCAGACACGCATTGCATACTCATTCCCCCCTGCGATGCGGATGTCTCCGACGCCGTCGAGACGCATCAAAGCATCTCGAATCTGAAGAAATGCAAAGTTACTAATGTAAAGCTCGTCGCGACTTTCATCCGGCGACGTCAGGTGGACAACCATCAGCATGTCGGGAATCTGCTTCAACGTCGTCACACCGATTTGACGCACAACGTCTGGCAAACGCGTTTCAGCGATAGCGACACGATTCTGCACGAGAACCTGTGCATCGTCGAGATCCGTTCCCAGCTGAAACGTCACCGTCAGCTGCATGGTGCCGTCGGCGCTTGATGACGACTCCATGTAAAGCATGTTGTCGACACCGTTCATCTCCTGTTCGATCGGTGTCGCAACAGTGTCTGCAATGACTTCCGGTGTCGCTCCGGGATAACTTGCTCGCACCACAATCGTTGGTGGAGCCACATCCGGATACTGCGAAACCGGCAGCGAGAAGTAGGTGATTCCGCCGACCAATAAAATCAGAAACGAAAGGACGGAGGCAAAGATGGGGCGTTCAATAAAGAAATGTGGGAACTTCATTGGATTTCGCCTCCTTGCTCAGTCTCAGCACGCTTCTGTTGCAATCGGAAAGACAAAGGTTCTGGCAGTTGATCAGGCTCTGGAGAGATCCACTTCTCCGGTGGCCACGGCTCAGCTTTATTCGGAAGACCATCTTCGACGACTTCGATTTCACCTGGCTGAGTCTGAACTTCCATACCGGGTCTGGCGAGAATCATTCCTTCAATTACAAGTTGATCTCCAGCATCAAGACCGTCTCGAACAACTCGGAGCCCATGAACGATCGGGCCCAGCTCTACTGATCGAGGCACAATGCTTCCGTTTTCGACGATGTAGACAAACTGTGAAGACTGGTCGGTCCCTACAGCAGAATCCGGAATTAGGATTGCTTCGTAAGCAGCGCTCCCGGGAATTCGAATTCGTGCGAACATCCCCGGAACCAAAACTTTATCTTCGTTTGAAAAGACGGCCCGAGCGCGCATCGACGCAGTGTCAGAGTCGATCTGATTGTCAACAAAGTCCATATGCCCTGCATGGGGGAAACCTTCTTCATCAACGATCCGCAGATACACCGGATTTTTTTCTTTTCTCGAACTCGCCCGCTTTCCAGCAAGGTCGAGTCGAGTGTACTTCAACACCTCTTGTTCATTCGCATCGAACACACAATAGATGGGATCAACCGAAGTGATCGTCGTCAGCAACGTTGATGTCGCTGTTCCACCGCTGACGAGGTTACCCTTGGTCACAAACTTCCGACTGATTCTCCCATCTACAGGAGCATGAATTCGAGTATATTCCAGATTCAGTTGAGCAGTTTCGATCCCAGCTTCAGCAGATCTGAAAGCTGCTTCTGCTGTTTCAATGGCAGCTTCAGCGGAACTGATGCCAGCTTTACTTGCTTCGACGTCAGCCTGAGCTTGTAGGAATTCTGCTTCCCGCTGATCCACTTCTTCCTGCGAGGTTGCGTTGTTTTGAGCAAGTCGACGGGCACGGTGAACACGTGTCTGCGCAAGTTCAAGTTGTGCATCGGACTGTAACTTAATCGCCTCGGCTTCTTTGAGCTTGGCCTGAGCTTCAACCGATTGTGACCGGGCTTGGTTGGCTGCAGCCTCGGCACGATTCAATTCTGCGGTAAAAGGTCGCGGGTCAATGACGAACAACAGATCGCCTTTCTCGACGACTTGACCTTCATCAAACGGAATTGCCTGAATGTATCCACCGACTCGGGCCCGCACTTCGACAAATTCGACAGCTTCGAGGCGACCGGTATACGCATCCCATTCCACGATCGTCATCACAATAGGTTCGGCGACAGTCATCGTCGGAGGCGGGGGAGGGGTGACCTCAACTGGCTCAGGTTGACATCCACTGATCAAGGGCGACAACATTAACGCAAAAGAAGCGACAACAGACAAAGTTCGCATACTTGGAGAATCCTACAGAAAACGACACTGAGAGCCGTCAGCCTGCCCGATCACACTGCAGATTCGAGCGTTGCAACTGCACTTGCGGGCATAAATCATGCCTCGACACCATCATGACATCGTTAAGATGACTTGTCTGAGAGTAAACTACACGGTATAGTTTACGCAGGTGTTTCGAAATGTAAAGGCCTTTGAGAGGAGACATGGGAGAAAGCAAACTACCACCAAAAAAGCTGTCACTTTCTGATCGGAAACGGCGGGCCATTCTCGATGCAGCCATTCTGGAATTTGACATCGGATGCTTCGAATCCACGAGCATGGATCAAATCGCAGCACGGGCTGGGGTTTCCAAGCGGACGGTCTACAACCACTTCTGCAGCAAGGAAATGCTCTTTGAGGAAATTCGTCGGGAAGTCTTCGCACAGATCGCTGACATTGAATGCGAATACGACACACAGACTCCGCTCGAGGTTCAGCTCATAACGATCGCCACGATGCAGGTCGAACAGCTTTGTTCTCCGGCCTTCGTTTCGTTTGCGCGGATTTCCATTCCGCTCAGCCTGCGTTCTGTCGAAGTCGCGAAGTCAACTTATTGTGAGTTCTACGCTTCTCAGAATGTCATCCTGAAGTGGTTCCGTGACGCAACTGAAGATGGACGACTAGCTGTTCACGACCCAAAGTTCGCCGCCCGACAATTTGTCGGACTGCTCAACGCAGGTGTGCTCTGGCCGCGACTCATCGGAGGTCAGCCCGCTCCGTCAAAGGCTGTGCGTAAGTGCGTCGTGGAATCGACGGTCTCGATGTTCTTGAACGAATACGCAATTCGGAAACCTTGAGAAGACTGCCGTCTGCTTTCGAGGGTCAGTTCCATCATCCTCATGAGGGATGAGTGAAAGACCGAGTGAGCGGAAGGAGTGAGAATCAAAGCGCTCTCCTTTAGAGTCTCTCTTTGATCGGTCGAATGCAGTTCTTGATCCCTGCATTGCTCTTTCGCGCAGCAGGTGTCATCCTCAAACCAGCATTCGGTCCGCATCATTCCTCTTGTCCCACCTGAGCGCGCTCATGTTCAGAATCCTCAGCATTCCACTTCTCTTTCTAGCTCTCCTTCCGAATCTGTCTGCGGAAGATGCTGCGAAAAATGTTCTTCTCATCTGCGTCGATGATCTGCGACCAGAACTGAAATGCTTTGGCGTTGATTACATTCACTCTCCAAACATTGATCAACTCGCTAAGAATGGACGAGCCTTTCATCGACACTATGTCCAAGCTCCCACCTGTGGTGCGTCTCGCTACACGCTGCTGACCGGTCAGTACGGCGGCGCTGGCAACAATGCCATTTTCGATCGAGCGAAGAAATTGCTCTCGAAACCAGAGACCGTTTCTCCGAGCATGCCTGCCTGGTTTCGCCAACACGGTTACACAACTGTCTCCGTCGGGAAAGTGTCACATCACCCAGGCGGAAGAGGTGGTCCCGACTGGAACGACGACGACCAACCTGAAATGCCCAACTCATGGGATCGACACCTCCTCCCAGCTGGTGAATGGCAGCATCCTCGCGGCTGGATGCACGGACTTGCACACGGAGAGATTCGCAGAAACGCGAAAGAGATGGATGTCTTCCAGGCGGAAGAAGGTCCCGACTCAATCTACCCAGATGGCATTTCCATCGAGACCGCACTCGAGCAAATAGATCAGTTGACCAAGGAAGCGAAGTCGTTTTTCCTCGCAGTCGGAATTCTCCGTCCTCATCTCCCGTTCGGAGCGCCGAAGCAATATTTGACTCATTACTCCGATGCGACGTTCCCGGAAATCCCCCATCCTTCGCGTCCCAACGGAAAGACGACGTGGCACGGGTCGGGCGAGTTCATGAAGTACAACCGCTGGGGACAAGATCCAAACTCCGACGCCGATTTTGCACTCGCAGTTCGACAGCACTACGCAGCATGTGTCAGCTACGCAGATGCCCAAGTCGGAAAACTGATTCAAAAATTGAATCAGTCCGGGACAGCTGACGAGACCGTGATTGTCCTTTGGGGTGATCACGGTTGGCATCTTGGCGAACACGCAGTCTGGGGCAAACACACGCTCTTCGAAGAGTCACTCCGTTCACCTCTCATCATCTCTTACAAAGACATGCCACACCCCGGTGCTTCGACGAAAGCAATTGTCGAATCAATCGACCTGTTCCCAACTCTGTGCGATCTCACGGGAATTGAAATGCCAAACGACGTCGACGGCGTCACACTTCGACCTTGGCTTACTTCTCCTGAGAAAGATGGACATCCAGCGATTTCCTATTTCAGAAATGCGCGGACAGTTCGAACCGATGACTACCGTCTCATTGCGCATTCGTCAGGCGAATCCGAACTCTACGACGAGAATTCAGAAGCTGGCGAGACACAGAACATTGCGAATCAACACCCGGAAGCTGTGGAAAGACTCAACCGAATTTTAGATGACCGGCTCGGGCGCTGATCAACTCAAGAGCGTCGAATGCTCTTGCGATCGAAGTCATTTCAAACACCATTCGACCATCGATTTCTTCACGACATTAAGAGTCGGAGTTCTGCATCCATCACTCTCAAGAGGTTTCGATCAACATGCCTTCTCTCAACATCAGCCATTTAGTTCTCTGCATCGCGGTCATGACAGGATGGACGTGTCAGGCAGAGGACTCTCAGCCCGCGGACTCTTCAAAACGTCCCAAGCAGAATGTCACACATCGTGATCTCGTCTATGCCACAGTGGGCGACAGAGACCTGAAGCTCGATTTGATGCTTCCCGCTAATGTCGAATCTCCACCTCTACTCGTGTGGATTCACGGAGGCGGATGGCGGGCGGGATCGAAGAACAACCCTCGATTTCAACCTCTGGTTGAGGATGGCTACGCTGTCGCGAGTCTCAGCTACCGGTTTACGGACACCGCAGTCTTCCCCGCCCAGATTCATGACTGTAAGAGCGCAATCCGCTGGCTTCGCGCAAATCAGAATAAATTCGGCTACAACTCAACCTGGATCGGAGTCGGCGGAAGTTCCGCAGGCGGCCACCTCGTAT harbors:
- a CDS encoding TetR/AcrR family transcriptional regulator, which produces MGESKLPPKKLSLSDRKRRAILDAAILEFDIGCFESTSMDQIAARAGVSKRTVYNHFCSKEMLFEEIRREVFAQIADIECEYDTQTPLEVQLITIATMQVEQLCSPAFVSFARISIPLSLRSVEVAKSTYCEFYASQNVILKWFRDATEDGRLAVHDPKFAARQFVGLLNAGVLWPRLIGGQPAPSKAVRKCVVESTVSMFLNEYAIRKP
- a CDS encoding sulfatase; translation: MFRILSIPLLFLALLPNLSAEDAAKNVLLICVDDLRPELKCFGVDYIHSPNIDQLAKNGRAFHRHYVQAPTCGASRYTLLTGQYGGAGNNAIFDRAKKLLSKPETVSPSMPAWFRQHGYTTVSVGKVSHHPGGRGGPDWNDDDQPEMPNSWDRHLLPAGEWQHPRGWMHGLAHGEIRRNAKEMDVFQAEEGPDSIYPDGISIETALEQIDQLTKEAKSFFLAVGILRPHLPFGAPKQYLTHYSDATFPEIPHPSRPNGKTTWHGSGEFMKYNRWGQDPNSDADFALAVRQHYAACVSYADAQVGKLIQKLNQSGTADETVIVLWGDHGWHLGEHAVWGKHTLFEESLRSPLIISYKDMPHPGASTKAIVESIDLFPTLCDLTGIEMPNDVDGVTLRPWLTSPEKDGHPAISYFRNARTVRTDDYRLIAHSSGESELYDENSEAGETQNIANQHPEAVERLNRILDDRLGR
- a CDS encoding efflux RND transporter periplasmic adaptor subunit, producing MTVAEPIVMTIVEWDAYTGRLEAVEFVEVRARVGGYIQAIPFDEGQVVEKGDLLFVIDPRPFTAELNRAEAAANQARSQSVEAQAKLKEAEAIKLQSDAQLELAQTRVHRARRLAQNNATSQEEVDQREAEFLQAQADVEASKAGISSAEAAIETAEAAFRSAEAGIETAQLNLEYTRIHAPVDGRISRKFVTKGNLVSGGTATSTLLTTITSVDPIYCVFDANEQEVLKYTRLDLAGKRASSRKEKNPVYLRIVDEEGFPHAGHMDFVDNQIDSDTASMRARAVFSNEDKVLVPGMFARIRIPGSAAYEAILIPDSAVGTDQSSQFVYIVENGSIVPRSVELGPIVHGLRVVRDGLDAGDQLVIEGMILARPGMEVQTQPGEIEVVEDGLPNKAEPWPPEKWISPEPDQLPEPLSFRLQQKRAETEQGGEIQ